Proteins encoded by one window of Candidatus Nitrosocosmicus hydrocola:
- a CDS encoding Zn-ribbon domain-containing OB-fold protein: protein MSESNSTKQSTREQFIKYAKKGEILLNQCTKCKNIMLETVYYCDKCFSNSFRQVSYSGRGRVVTYTIQSVAPEGFEDVSSYAWVIFKLDDCDVNVSGFLPGVSTPADLPLGSKIQVIDFHEKHGLILQKY, encoded by the coding sequence TTGTCTGAATCAAATTCTACGAAACAAAGTACAAGAGAACAATTTATCAAATACGCAAAAAAAGGGGAAATACTTCTTAATCAATGTACAAAATGCAAGAATATTATGTTAGAAACCGTATATTATTGTGATAAGTGTTTTTCAAATTCTTTTAGACAAGTATCATACAGTGGAAGAGGTAGAGTCGTTACGTATACGATTCAATCAGTTGCCCCAGAAGGATTTGAAGATGTTAGTTCATATGCTTGGGTTATATTCAAATTAGATGATTGTGATGTAAATGTTTCTGGTTTTCTGCCAGGAGTATCTACCCCGGCAGACTTACCCTTAGGATCGAAAATTCAGGTTATTGATTTTCACGAAAAGCATGGATTGATATTACAAAAATATTAG
- a CDS encoding carbon-nitrogen hydrolase family protein yields the protein MVKVSIVQMKSSMDKEENLLYSLEQIKESAKNSAKVICFPEFQMSFSPTSQSSEELYSLSESIDGNFVSQLKKSAKENNIFIVSSIYERASSKPNNKRQSQRNFDKHSYRVYDTVVLINNIGQLVSQYRKLHLYDALGFRESNKLLAGSKLFTPVSSPLGKIGTLVCYDLRFPELSRILALKGSGSLIAPSGWVQGTMKEDHWMIMCKARAIENGVYLIAPNQIGNIFCGRSLIVDPFGIVVTDMGNKEGFDIVDLDLDRIDVVRKTLPLLKNRRKDMYKII from the coding sequence ATGGTAAAGGTTTCAATAGTTCAAATGAAGTCTTCTATGGACAAAGAGGAAAATCTGTTATATTCTTTAGAACAAATTAAAGAATCTGCCAAAAATTCTGCTAAGGTAATTTGCTTTCCAGAATTTCAGATGTCATTTTCTCCTACATCCCAAAGTAGTGAAGAGTTATATTCTCTTTCTGAATCCATAGACGGTAATTTTGTTTCACAATTGAAAAAAAGTGCCAAAGAAAATAATATCTTTATTGTGAGTTCTATTTATGAACGAGCAAGTTCAAAACCCAACAATAAAAGACAAAGTCAGAGAAATTTTGACAAACATTCCTACCGGGTATATGATACTGTTGTCTTGATAAACAATATTGGACAACTGGTTTCGCAATATAGAAAATTGCATCTTTACGACGCACTTGGTTTCAGGGAATCTAATAAATTGTTGGCTGGCAGCAAATTATTTACTCCTGTCTCATCCCCTTTGGGCAAGATTGGAACTTTGGTTTGTTATGATTTACGATTTCCAGAATTATCGAGAATACTCGCCCTCAAGGGTTCTGGCTCTCTTATAGCTCCGTCTGGCTGGGTACAGGGAACTATGAAAGAAGATCATTGGATGATAATGTGTAAAGCAAGAGCAATAGAAAATGGAGTTTATTTAATAGCTCCAAATCAGATTGGAAATATTTTTTGTGGTAGAAGTTTGATTGTTGATCCATTTGGAATAGTAGTTACGGATATGGGTAATAAGGAGGGGTTTGATATTGTTGACTTGGACCTTGATAGAATTGATGTAGTTAGAAAAACCCTTCCTCTTCTTAAGAATAGACGTAAAGATATGTACAAGATCATCTGA
- a CDS encoding thiolase domain-containing protein, translating to MGEKVCVLGAGSTKYGKLNESIIEIALNASKDAIDSAGITPKDVKAGYISNVFGVADKQVHMAPVIMSNLGIPEVPGLTIESACGSGSVMFREAFANVSAGFYDCVLALGVEKVTHTSTVESTTLFSYCSDFFYEGGNGASFPGLFGSMARAYLATYKATEEDLARVAVKNHENGVLNPKAHVRKKITVEDVLKSPVVASPLKLYDCCPFSDGASAVILCNEEFAKNSGKPYIEVVGSGRGASPASVQSRKDITTIPSTVEASRQAYKMANLSPKDIDFVEVHDCFTIAELIDIEDLGFFPKGSAAQAVREGRTRLNSDITVNPSGGLKSKGHPIGATGVGQVVEVFEQFTNKAGDRTVKDAEIAMTHNFGATGASAAVHIFKKIK from the coding sequence ATGGGTGAAAAAGTCTGTGTACTTGGTGCTGGAAGTACAAAATATGGCAAACTAAATGAAAGTATTATTGAGATTGCTTTGAATGCTTCAAAAGATGCCATTGATTCAGCAGGTATAACTCCAAAAGATGTGAAAGCCGGATATATTTCAAATGTTTTTGGTGTAGCTGATAAACAGGTACATATGGCTCCAGTAATTATGAGTAACCTTGGAATTCCAGAAGTTCCTGGGTTGACTATTGAATCTGCATGCGGCTCTGGGTCTGTAATGTTTAGAGAAGCATTTGCAAATGTCTCTGCTGGTTTTTATGATTGTGTCTTGGCATTGGGTGTCGAAAAAGTAACTCACACCAGTACGGTTGAAAGTACTACCCTTTTTTCATATTGTTCGGATTTTTTTTATGAGGGGGGTAATGGTGCCTCTTTTCCCGGCCTTTTCGGCTCTATGGCAAGGGCTTATCTTGCTACCTACAAGGCTACAGAGGAAGATTTAGCAAGGGTTGCAGTCAAGAATCATGAAAATGGTGTATTAAATCCAAAGGCACATGTTAGAAAAAAGATAACTGTGGAGGACGTGTTAAAATCTCCCGTGGTAGCATCACCTTTAAAATTATATGATTGTTGTCCTTTCTCCGACGGGGCTTCTGCTGTGATATTGTGCAACGAAGAATTTGCAAAAAATAGTGGGAAACCATATATTGAGGTTGTGGGCTCGGGAAGAGGTGCATCTCCTGCTTCTGTGCAATCTAGAAAGGATATAACTACAATTCCAAGTACAGTAGAGGCATCAAGACAAGCCTACAAAATGGCTAATTTATCTCCAAAAGATATAGATTTTGTTGAAGTCCACGATTGTTTTACAATAGCCGAATTAATAGATATAGAAGATCTAGGCTTTTTTCCAAAGGGATCTGCTGCTCAGGCAGTTAGGGAAGGACGTACTAGATTAAACAGCGATATTACGGTTAATCCCTCAGGAGGATTGAAGTCGAAAGGTCATCCGATAGGAGCTACTGGCGTTGGTCAGGTGGTAGAAGTGTTTGAACAGTTTACAAATAAAGCTGGAGATCGAACGGTTAAGGATGCAGAGATAGCAATGACTCATAATTTTGGCGCAACGGGAGCTAGTGCAGCAGTCCATATTTTCAAAAAAATCAAGTAA
- a CDS encoding Snf7 family protein, translating into MEKSGQFYYDVNSAISVINTQISQLRIIDKKFSNIDANFSSKITQNIKSGNNARANIIANELSAMRRLRKNTQNASLALEVVSIRFTSINEFSAIMDTINPTVEMLQDIQKDLSKAVPSATNVLSEIHTLTDDVLINSNINTDSSKIGSVVDKDALAILNDVQNSLEDEAKEKLPEVPESIISKRPTINLKDDILNSGQVLLES; encoded by the coding sequence ATGGAAAAAAGTGGCCAGTTCTATTATGATGTTAATAGCGCTATCTCAGTGATAAATACACAAATTTCTCAGCTGAGGATAATAGACAAAAAGTTTTCTAACATTGATGCTAATTTTAGCTCTAAAATCACACAAAATATTAAATCTGGAAATAATGCACGCGCTAATATTATAGCAAATGAATTATCTGCCATGAGACGTCTTCGAAAGAATACTCAAAATGCGAGTTTAGCTCTGGAGGTAGTTTCAATTCGTTTTACTAGCATTAATGAATTTTCTGCAATAATGGATACTATTAACCCGACTGTAGAAATGCTGCAAGATATACAAAAAGATCTATCCAAGGCTGTTCCTTCTGCAACTAATGTTCTATCTGAAATTCATACTTTAACTGATGACGTGTTGATTAATTCTAATATAAACACTGACTCTAGTAAAATAGGCTCAGTAGTAGATAAAGACGCCTTAGCCATATTAAATGATGTTCAAAATAGTTTGGAAGATGAGGCTAAAGAGAAACTACCAGAGGTTCCAGAATCTATAATTTCTAAAAGACCTACTATTAATTTAAAAGATGACATACTAAATAGCGGACAGGTCTTGCTAGAAAGTTAG